A window of Castanea sativa cultivar Marrone di Chiusa Pesio chromosome 1, ASM4071231v1 contains these coding sequences:
- the LOC142641820 gene encoding UDP-glycosyltransferase 87A1-like — protein MEFSSIEPPTVCHVVAMPYPGRGHINPMMNLCKLLSSKKHHLLITFVVTEEWLGYIRSDPKPNNIRFASIPNVVPPESLRSADFTGFYEAVMTKMEAPFEELLDQLEHPVDAMLVDVELPWTISVGNRRNIPVASVSTMPAVFFLMLHHWDLFVRNRHLAVNSLELGEQHVDPIPGLSSTQVADLQTIIHETDPQVLQLAMECISRVPKAQYLLLTSVYELEPQASDTLNAIFPFPVYPIGPAIPYLELEHNSSITRTHNIPNYLQWLDSHPAGSVLYISLGSFLSVSGTQMDEIAAGLRNSGVRFLWVARGEASRLKESCGDLGLVVPWCDQLKVLCHSSVGGFWTHCGWNSTLEAIFAGIPMLTFPLFMDQVPISRRIVEDWKIGWRIKRSTVGSEMSVTKEEISELVQRFMNVESGEGKELRERARGLKDICRQAIAEGGSSYTNLDAFLEAISQSQNH, from the exons ATGGAGTTTTCCAGCATTGAACCACCAACCGTCTGCCATGTGGTAGCCATGCCATATCCAGGCCGAGGCCACATAAACCCCATGATGAACCTCTGCAAGTTACTATCCTCAAAAAAACACCATCTTCTCATTACCTTTGTTGTCACTGAGGAGTGGCTCGGCTACATCCGCTCTGATCCCAAACCCAACAACATCCGCTTTGCCTCCATCCCTAACGTTGTCCCCCCAGAAAGTTTGAGATCTGCTGACTTCACTGGCTTCTACGAAGCTGTGATGACCAAGATGGAAGCTCCCTTTGAGGAACTTCTTGATCAGCTTGAGCACCCAGTTGATGCTATGTTAGTTGATGTTGAGTTACCGTGGACGATAAGCGTAGGTAATAGAAGGAATATTCCAGTGGCCTCGGTTTCGACCATGCCTGCTGTTTTTTTCTTAATGTTGCATCATTGGGATCTTTTCGTACGGAACCGACACTTGGCGGTTAATTCTCTTG AACTTGGAGAGCAGCATGTGGACCCCATCCCCGGACTTTCTTCAACACAAGTAGCTGACCTTCAAACAATCATTCATGAAACCGACCCTCAAGTACTGCAGCTTGCAATGGAATGCATTTCAAGGGTGCCGAAAGCACAATATCTTCTACTCACTTCTGTCTACGAGCTTGAACCCCAAGCCTCTGACACTTTAAATGCAATATTTCCATTCCCTGTCTACCCTATTGGCCCTGCCATACCTTACTTAGAACTTGAACATAATTCCTCTATCACAAGAACTCACAACATCCCCAACTATCTCCAATGGCTAGATTCCCACCCTGCGGGATCTGTCTTGTACATCTCATTGGGAAGTTTCCTTTCAGTTTCAGGCACCCAAATGGATGAAATTGCTGCTGGGCTGCGTAATAGTGGTGTTAGATTCTTGTGGGTGGCTCGTGGAGAAGCTTCTCGGTTGAAAGAGAGTTGTGGTGATTTGGGATTGGTAGTGCCATGGTGTGACCAACTGAAGGTGTTGTGCCATTCTTCTGTAGGGGGTTTCTGGACACATTGTGGGTGGAATTCCACTCTAGAAGCAATTTTTGCAGGCATACCAATGCTTACTTTCCCGTTGTTTATGGACCAAGTACCTATTAGTAGGCGAATTGTAGAAGACTGGAAGATTGGGTGGAGGATAAAGAGATCAACAGTGGGAAGTGAAATGTCCGTGACCAAAGAAGAAATATCAGAGCTTGTGCAAAGGTTTATGAATGTGGAAAGTGGAGAGGGTAAGGAATTACGAGAAAGAGCAAGAGGACTAAAAGATATTTGTCGCCAAGCTATTGCAGAAGGTGGATCATCTTATACAAACCTTGATGCATTTTTAGAAGCCATTTCACAAAGCCAGAACCATTGA